A stretch of the Sorangium aterium genome encodes the following:
- a CDS encoding AAA family ATPase, whose protein sequence is MTVQELHVAGYRSIRELTLPLAQVNVIVGPNGVGKTNLYRTMVLLGAAASGSFARTLAEEGGMPSVLWAGGRSKGPVRMTLRVRLDQLVYELQCGLTPPPGGPFQLDPDIKEESLWLLDKRRRLPMLERAAGSAFVRDADGHRVTFPFSLWGSESVLAQVVEPHRFPLLSVVRQQLMNFRFYHHFRTDSGAPLRVEQVGVRTPVLSTDGHDLAAALATILDIGDRGALKDAVSSAFPGASLDVSSTQGRFRVELGLPGMSRPLDAREFSDGTARYLCLLAALLSPRPPLLLALNEPETSLHPDLLGPLGDLLVHAASRSQLWITTHSRPLAERIRKATPCRLIELDKDGGETVLAHGAAENE, encoded by the coding sequence ATGACGGTCCAGGAGCTCCACGTCGCGGGATATCGCTCGATCCGCGAGCTGACCCTCCCCCTCGCGCAGGTCAATGTCATCGTCGGACCGAACGGTGTCGGCAAGACCAATCTCTATCGCACCATGGTGCTGCTCGGCGCCGCGGCGAGCGGGAGCTTCGCGCGCACCCTGGCCGAGGAGGGCGGGATGCCCTCGGTGCTCTGGGCTGGCGGGCGCAGCAAGGGCCCGGTGCGGATGACGCTGCGGGTGCGGCTGGATCAGCTTGTCTACGAGCTTCAGTGCGGGCTCACGCCGCCGCCTGGAGGGCCGTTCCAGTTGGACCCGGACATCAAGGAAGAGAGCCTCTGGTTGCTCGACAAGCGCCGCCGCCTGCCGATGCTGGAGCGGGCCGCGGGCTCGGCCTTCGTGCGCGACGCGGACGGTCACCGCGTGACCTTTCCTTTCTCGCTCTGGGGTTCGGAGTCGGTGCTGGCGCAGGTGGTGGAGCCGCACCGCTTTCCGTTGCTCTCGGTGGTGCGGCAACAGCTGATGAACTTCCGGTTCTATCACCACTTCCGCACCGACTCCGGCGCGCCGTTGCGGGTGGAGCAGGTCGGGGTGCGGACGCCGGTGCTCAGCACCGATGGCCACGATCTGGCCGCGGCGCTGGCGACGATCCTCGATATCGGCGACAGGGGCGCCTTGAAGGATGCCGTCTCCAGCGCGTTCCCTGGTGCGTCGCTCGATGTCTCCTCGACGCAGGGGCGGTTCCGCGTCGAGCTCGGGTTGCCAGGGATGTCGCGGCCGCTCGACGCCCGCGAGTTCTCGGACGGCACGGCGCGCTATCTCTGCCTCTTGGCCGCGCTGCTGAGCCCGAGGCCTCCGCTGCTGCTGGCGCTGAACGAGCCGGAGACGAGCCTGCATCCGGATCTGCTCGGGCCGCTCGGGGATCTCCTTGTGCACGCGGCATCCCGGAGTCAGCTGTGGATCACGACGCACTCCCGCCCGCTGGCAGAGCGGATCCGGAAGGCGACCCCCTGCCGGCTCATCGAGCTCGACAAGGATGGTGGAGAGACGGTGCTGGCGCACGGCGCGGCGGAGAATGAATGA
- a CDS encoding peroxiredoxin-like family protein produces the protein MSTVNVGATSPSPRARAVILGAITTLVATAIHHVYGGVRYATPWRLHGAAVALALCVPIALAYAGYRRSPGTRAGRISGGSLAALALAFPVTSIGLFEGAYNHLAKNVLFFAGAPRDLLLRMFPPPTYELPSDAFFEITGVGQIVPAAITAIAALGLIGDLRRRVTRLATGAVLGARELVGVHGERIRIPDPTRIVHLQLRRFAGCPVCNLHLRSITVRHDEIEAAGIREVVVFHSSADELRLHADGLPFAVVPDPEKRLYAELGAEPSLLSVFDPRVWPTIVHSVARSAIAILRGRERPPALIPTGGRFGLPADFLVAPDGRVLASKYGEHAGDQWSVDEILALTRAPAVSSVRAAAEVCAR, from the coding sequence ATGAGCACCGTGAACGTCGGCGCCACCTCTCCCAGCCCGCGCGCCCGGGCGGTCATCCTCGGAGCGATCACGACGCTCGTCGCGACCGCGATCCACCACGTCTACGGCGGCGTTCGGTACGCGACGCCGTGGCGCCTCCACGGCGCCGCCGTCGCGCTCGCGCTCTGCGTCCCCATCGCGCTGGCGTACGCGGGGTACCGGCGGAGCCCGGGCACGCGCGCCGGCCGCATCTCCGGGGGCTCGCTCGCGGCGCTCGCCCTCGCGTTCCCGGTGACGTCGATCGGGCTCTTCGAGGGCGCATACAACCACCTCGCGAAGAACGTCCTCTTCTTCGCGGGCGCGCCTCGCGACCTGCTCCTCCGGATGTTCCCGCCGCCCACCTACGAGCTCCCCAGCGATGCCTTCTTCGAGATCACCGGCGTCGGGCAGATCGTCCCCGCGGCGATCACCGCAATCGCGGCCCTCGGCCTGATCGGCGACCTGCGCCGCCGTGTCACGAGGCTCGCGACCGGAGCCGTGCTCGGCGCGCGCGAGCTCGTGGGCGTCCACGGCGAGCGGATCCGCATCCCCGATCCCACGCGGATCGTGCACCTCCAGCTTCGTCGCTTCGCGGGCTGTCCGGTGTGCAACCTCCACCTCCGCTCGATCACCGTCCGTCACGACGAGATCGAAGCGGCCGGGATCCGCGAGGTGGTCGTGTTCCACTCGAGCGCCGACGAGCTCCGGCTCCACGCCGACGGGCTCCCCTTCGCTGTGGTGCCCGATCCCGAGAAGCGGTTGTACGCGGAGCTCGGCGCCGAGCCGTCGCTCCTGTCGGTGTTCGATCCGCGCGTGTGGCCCACCATCGTCCACTCGGTGGCGCGGAGCGCGATCGCGATCCTGCGCGGGCGCGAGCGGCCGCCCGCGCTGATCCCGACCGGCGGTCGCTTCGGGCTCCCAGCCGACTTCCTCGTCGCGCCCGACGGCCGCGTGCTCGCGAGCAAGTACGGCGAGCACGCGGGCGATCAGTGGTCGGTCGACGAGATCCTCGCGCTGACGCGTGCGCCTGCGGTGTCGAGCGTGCGCGCGGCCGCCGAGGTGTGCGCGCGGTGA
- a CDS encoding effector-associated domain EAD1-containing protein, translating into MGTTGKWDGARLESFQEALLDAFPSRVEFERLILFGLNEDLDAIASETNLQAAVFEVLKWAKARGKLERLLEEARRRNRDNPVLRDFAEQRAPFLVPFAMDPEFVGRDADLERLNRLLKNGTTGVRRVALVGMGGVGKTQLAVEYAHRRRSDYPGGVYWVNAAAPLVAELGALAERLGLREDTPSEAERPVQRLRAFERYLQEHPGALVILDNVAEPLSLREPTAGIIPWELPCDLLFTTRRRDFDAPFETASVGVLSEDAALRLLLSSKARRSLLEGGRADEIQAARAICGALGHLPLAIVLAAAYLGKSPGLALSDYLQRLRREGGLTTTDTAKVDSLRLATQHAAVVEATLRAQWDALATSEARHALKVAALLRNAAHVSRATLAHLTGLSDEAKDGYPAPLELALNELSEWSLVEELTQKAIRLHPLVREFAAARIEQREAFAAVCARQLGEALGEAGRLDAEVRARGLDAVLADLRLGEELAGAEGRERFQRLLRPLDREAHCLRRWDPTREPGFFLQQVRNVSFELGLEEVQEQAEITLKARRWTWLRERLRTSRESDALMRTLAGHTSSVWGVAVMPDGRSAISASHDGTLKVWEISTGCELRTLAGHASEVNGVAVTPDGRLAVSASEDGTLKVWELANGRERHTLVGHASSVYGVAVTPDGRFAISASADSTLKVWEIVNGREVRTLAGHALPVNGVVVVPGGRLVISASEDSTLKVWELANGREVRTLAGHTDSVMEVAVTPDGRLVVSASADGTLKVWELSSGRELRTLAGRDGWVAGVAVTPDGCLAISASDHTLKIWELSTGREVHTLAGHSEPVKEVAVTPDGRLAISASHDKTLKVWELSSGREVCAHEGHTGAVPGVAVTSDGRLAVSASWDKTLKVWELSTRAQVRALAGHTSLVMRVAVTPDGRFAVSASEDKTLRVWKLSSGREVRTLAGHTWSVTGVAVISDGRWIVSASSDNTLKIWDLSSGREIRTLAGHTLGVTGVAVTSDGRLAVSASEDATLKVWDLSSTREVRTLAGHTLGVTGVAVTRDGRLAISASEDKTLKVWDLATGRETYTLTGHISTVTGVAVTPDGRSVVSVSEDTTLRVWDLADGSCIATLEAHAPLLSCAVAPDGYTFVVGDGAGSLHVIDWIFPSAEARGPFDLPSAAVRDAKEVSRQRRVLTPGPAKSDAPGTAHVLSASVTGALRGTAAGGTGAPTAPAATATEPVRPPADDRIKILVLASNPTSTTQLHLAREVRRIEERLGVGKHRDAFELVTRWAVRRSELQRFLLEEKPHVLHISSHGSTRGQIFLEDDEGNAAPVSKKALADLIGILKHRLRLVVLNACDTEPLARALVQHVECAVGMRQPIGDDAAIAFAVSFYQALAFHEPVTRAFRLACTELKLQQIPEEQTPVLRIKRGVDATTLVLRGQAERGSK; encoded by the coding sequence ATGGGGACGACGGGGAAGTGGGACGGTGCGCGGTTGGAGAGCTTCCAGGAGGCGCTACTCGACGCGTTCCCGTCTCGCGTCGAGTTCGAACGGTTGATCTTGTTCGGCCTCAATGAGGACCTCGATGCGATCGCGTCCGAGACCAACTTGCAGGCGGCGGTCTTTGAGGTTCTCAAGTGGGCGAAGGCGCGAGGCAAGCTCGAGCGGCTGCTCGAAGAGGCTCGCCGGAGGAATCGCGACAACCCCGTGCTCCGCGATTTCGCGGAGCAAAGGGCGCCCTTCCTGGTGCCCTTTGCAATGGATCCGGAATTCGTCGGTCGCGATGCCGATCTCGAGCGTCTCAACCGGCTCCTGAAAAACGGCACCACCGGCGTCCGGCGCGTGGCGCTCGTCGGGATGGGCGGCGTTGGCAAGACCCAGCTCGCCGTCGAGTATGCCCACCGCCGCCGGAGCGACTACCCAGGCGGCGTTTACTGGGTGAATGCGGCAGCACCCCTCGTGGCCGAACTCGGAGCCCTCGCCGAGAGGCTGGGGCTTCGCGAGGACACCCCCTCGGAGGCGGAGCGCCCGGTGCAGCGCTTGCGTGCGTTCGAGCGATACCTTCAGGAGCATCCGGGCGCGCTTGTGATCCTCGATAACGTCGCAGAGCCGCTCTCGCTACGTGAGCCTACGGCCGGCATCATCCCATGGGAGCTGCCTTGCGACCTGCTCTTCACCACCCGTCGGCGCGATTTTGATGCCCCTTTCGAGACCGCCTCCGTCGGCGTGCTCAGCGAGGACGCTGCCCTCCGTCTGCTCCTCTCAAGCAAGGCGCGACGGTCGCTCCTCGAAGGCGGTCGCGCGGATGAGATTCAGGCGGCGCGAGCGATTTGCGGCGCGTTGGGCCACCTTCCGCTGGCGATCGTCCTGGCGGCCGCGTACCTCGGCAAGTCACCGGGTCTCGCGCTCTCCGATTACCTCCAGCGGCTGCGCCGGGAAGGTGGGCTGACAACGACCGACACCGCCAAGGTGGATTCACTCCGACTGGCGACACAGCACGCCGCCGTGGTAGAGGCGACGCTGCGAGCTCAGTGGGATGCGCTTGCGACATCTGAGGCACGGCACGCGCTGAAGGTGGCGGCGTTGCTTCGCAACGCGGCGCACGTGTCGCGGGCGACGCTCGCGCACCTCACCGGACTCTCGGACGAGGCGAAGGATGGCTATCCGGCGCCGCTCGAGCTGGCGCTGAACGAACTCTCAGAGTGGTCGCTTGTGGAAGAGCTGACGCAGAAGGCGATTCGGCTGCACCCGCTTGTGCGGGAGTTCGCCGCGGCGCGGATCGAGCAGCGCGAGGCGTTTGCCGCGGTGTGCGCGAGGCAGCTCGGCGAGGCGCTCGGCGAGGCGGGGCGGCTCGACGCTGAGGTCCGGGCCCGGGGGCTGGACGCCGTGCTCGCAGATCTGAGGCTCGGAGAAGAACTCGCGGGAGCGGAAGGGCGGGAGAGGTTCCAGCGGTTGCTGCGCCCGCTGGATCGGGAGGCGCACTGCTTGCGCCGCTGGGATCCGACGCGGGAACCCGGCTTCTTCTTACAGCAGGTCCGCAACGTCAGCTTCGAGCTGGGGCTCGAAGAAGTGCAGGAGCAGGCCGAGATAACGCTGAAGGCTCGGAGGTGGACGTGGCTTCGCGAGCGGCTCCGCACCAGTCGGGAATCCGACGCGCTGATGCGGACGCTGGCGGGCCACACCTCCTCGGTGTGGGGCGTCGCGGTGATGCCGGACGGGCGCTCGGCAATTTCCGCTTCTCACGACGGCACGCTCAAGGTGTGGGAGATATCGACCGGCTGCGAGCTCCGCACGCTGGCCGGTCACGCTTCCGAGGTAAATGGCGTAGCGGTAACGCCGGATGGGCGCCTCGCCGTCTCCGCGTCGGAGGACGGCACGCTTAAGGTGTGGGAGCTCGCAAACGGGCGTGAGCGCCACACGCTCGTCGGCCACGCTTCTTCGGTGTACGGAGTGGCAGTGACGCCGGACGGGCGCTTCGCCATCTCCGCGTCGGCGGATAGCACGCTCAAGGTGTGGGAGATCGTAAACGGGCGTGAGGTCCGCACCCTCGCCGGTCATGCTCTCCCTGTGAACGGGGTGGTCGTGGTGCCGGGGGGACGCCTGGTCATCTCAGCTTCGGAGGACAGCACACTCAAGGTGTGGGAGCTCGCAAACGGGCGCGAGGTTCGCACGCTCGCCGGCCATACCGATTCGGTAATGGAGGTTGCGGTGACGCCCGACGGGCGCCTCGTGGTCTCCGCATCGGCGGACGGCACGCTCAAAGTATGGGAGCTGTCGAGCGGCCGTGAACTCCGCACGCTTGCCGGTCGCGACGGCTGGGTGGCCGGGGTTGCGGTGACGCCGGACGGTTGCCTCGCCATTTCAGCATCGGACCACACGCTCAAGATCTGGGAACTGTCGACCGGCCGTGAAGTCCATACGCTCGCTGGGCATTCCGAGCCCGTGAAGGAAGTAGCGGTGACGCCGGACGGTCGTCTCGCCATTTCGGCGTCTCATGACAAGACGCTCAAGGTGTGGGAACTGTCGAGCGGGCGCGAGGTCTGCGCGCACGAAGGACACACGGGCGCCGTACCCGGGGTTGCGGTGACGTCGGACGGTCGCCTCGCCGTCTCGGCATCCTGGGACAAAACGCTTAAAGTATGGGAGCTGTCAACCCGCGCTCAGGTCCGCGCGCTGGCGGGACATACCTCCCTGGTCATGCGGGTCGCGGTGACACCGGACGGGCGCTTCGCGGTTTCGGCGTCGGAGGACAAAACGCTCAGGGTTTGGAAGCTATCGAGCGGCCGTGAGGTCCGCACGCTCGCCGGTCATACGTGGAGCGTGACCGGGGTGGCGGTGATATCGGACGGGCGCTGGATCGTCTCCGCCTCGTCGGACAACACGCTCAAGATCTGGGACCTGTCGAGCGGCCGCGAGATTCGCACCCTTGCCGGCCACACGTTGGGAGTGACTGGAGTGGCGGTGACGTCGGATGGTCGTCTGGCCGTGTCCGCTTCCGAGGACGCTACGCTCAAAGTGTGGGACCTGTCGAGCACCCGTGAGGTCCGCACGCTTGCCGGCCACACGTTGGGAGTGACCGGGGTGGCGGTGACGCGGGATGGTCGTTTGGCCATCTCAGCGTCAGAAGACAAGACGCTCAAGGTATGGGACCTCGCGACGGGGCGGGAAACGTACACTCTCACGGGCCACATCAGCACCGTGACCGGGGTGGCGGTCACACCGGACGGACGCTCAGTGGTCTCCGTGTCGGAGGACACGACTCTCCGAGTCTGGGATCTCGCAGACGGTAGCTGCATCGCCACGCTTGAAGCGCACGCACCTCTCCTGAGCTGCGCCGTCGCTCCCGACGGCTATACCTTCGTTGTTGGCGACGGAGCCGGCAGTCTCCATGTCATCGACTGGATCTTCCCTTCGGCGGAAGCGCGCGGCCCGTTCGACTTGCCTTCCGCCGCGGTACGCGATGCGAAGGAGGTGAGCAGGCAGCGCCGCGTGCTCACTCCGGGCCCCGCCAAGAGCGACGCGCCCGGGACGGCGCACGTCCTCAGCGCATCGGTCACCGGCGCCTTACGTGGTACGGCCGCCGGCGGCACCGGAGCTCCTACGGCCCCGGCCGCCACCGCCACGGAGCCGGTCAGACCGCCGGCCGACGACCGCATCAAGATCCTTGTCCTCGCCTCCAATCCGACTTCGACGACCCAACTCCATCTCGCCCGCGAGGTGCGGCGGATCGAGGAGCGACTCGGGGTCGGCAAGCACCGGGACGCCTTTGAACTCGTGACGCGATGGGCGGTCCGGCGCAGTGAGCTGCAGCGATTTCTCCTCGAAGAGAAGCCTCACGTGCTCCACATTTCCAGCCACGGTTCCACGCGCGGGCAGATCTTTCTCGAAGATGACGAAGGGAACGCCGCCCCTGTCTCGAAGAAAGCACTGGCCGACCTGATCGGAATTCTCAAGCACCGCCTACGGCTCGTGGTGCTCAATGCCTGCGACACCGAGCCGCTCGCCAGGGCGCTGGTGCAGCACGTCGAGTGCGCCGTTGGCATGCGGCAGCCTATTGGCGACGATGCGGCGATCGCGTTCGCCGTCTCCTTCTACCAGGCGCTCGCGTTCCACGAACCCGTTACGAGAGCGTTCCGGCTCGCGTGCACCGAGCTGAAGCTCCAGCAAATCCCGGAGGAACAAACGCCCGTTCTGAGGATAAAGCGAGGTGTTGACGCCACAACGCTGGTGCTTAGAGGCCAGGCGGAGCGTGGGTCTAAATAG
- a CDS encoding RNA polymerase sigma factor: MGEPGSTPTGFEFFRRLARRFGVPARDAEDLAQDALLRELEANQRIELGEARAAYGAAIVRNQARNHVRNARRRGEVLTSFDDHEPQAECPTPEEMLRRQQREALLRDLINQVDPKYRDVLIKHRLDEVPLIEIASELGLNPKTVSTHYLRALEDLEAAVKRRRARQRSRGWDDAACVPFAFDLRDREGWLSKLGRLSIKILVQGTVVVLTGAVVATLPDSLSPESWLRAAVVRTPAPALAVEEIAQPPLQLPTRAAAAPTAPTVQEITQPVQDRDARGPAPSGAPVRRTSLPVRAVVPAVSEREQSLIDEARRAVEEHNAVAEAEARRLLETHAREFPQGQLAAEREALLTQVR, encoded by the coding sequence ATGGGCGAGCCAGGCAGCACCCCTACCGGCTTCGAGTTCTTCCGGCGCCTCGCGCGGCGTTTCGGTGTCCCTGCGCGAGACGCGGAGGACCTCGCGCAGGACGCCTTGCTGCGGGAGCTGGAAGCGAATCAGCGAATCGAGCTCGGGGAGGCTCGGGCGGCCTACGGTGCCGCCATCGTCCGGAACCAGGCGCGGAACCACGTCCGGAACGCACGCCGTCGGGGGGAGGTCCTGACCTCGTTCGACGATCACGAGCCTCAGGCGGAGTGCCCGACCCCGGAAGAGATGCTCCGCAGGCAGCAGCGGGAGGCGCTCCTGCGCGACCTGATCAACCAGGTCGACCCCAAGTACCGCGACGTCTTGATCAAACACAGGCTCGACGAGGTGCCGCTCATCGAGATCGCCTCCGAGCTGGGGCTCAACCCGAAGACGGTGAGTACACACTACCTCCGAGCGCTCGAGGACCTCGAGGCGGCGGTGAAACGCCGGAGGGCGCGGCAACGCTCGCGCGGATGGGACGACGCTGCATGCGTCCCGTTCGCCTTCGATCTGCGGGACCGCGAGGGGTGGCTGAGCAAGCTAGGCCGCCTGAGCATCAAGATCCTGGTGCAGGGAACGGTCGTCGTGCTGACCGGCGCCGTCGTCGCGACGTTGCCGGACTCGCTCAGCCCGGAGTCGTGGTTGCGAGCGGCGGTGGTGCGCACTCCTGCGCCCGCACTTGCGGTGGAGGAGATCGCGCAGCCGCCCCTCCAACTTCCCACGCGCGCGGCCGCCGCGCCGACCGCGCCGACCGTCCAGGAGATCACGCAGCCGGTGCAGGACCGAGATGCACGGGGGCCCGCTCCGTCAGGTGCGCCGGTTCGTCGTACCTCGCTCCCCGTCCGCGCCGTGGTCCCAGCCGTCAGCGAGCGCGAGCAGAGCCTCATCGACGAGGCCCGAAGGGCCGTCGAGGAGCATAACGCGGTCGCAGAGGCAGAGGCGCGCCGCTTGCTTGAGACACATGCACGGGAATTCCCGCAAGGGCAGCTCGCCGCGGAGCGTGAAGCGCTCCTAACGCAAGTTCGCTGA
- a CDS encoding sigma-70 family RNA polymerase sigma factor — translation MGHLSNEDERAAACARLFCPAVVRAVLRWLRRLGVPLCHRTDVAGQVWLDAWESWPRFDPKRGRPERWLNAITVHVASHYRERMQYRREELVDLIDLPDPAPDAFAAMEADSIRTGAVDAVNELDPQLRFVLRAHDLDGIPMAQVAEDAGLPLSTLYKRRTNALGALRDCRSPSARHEPQRDPRGRRRG, via the coding sequence ATGGGTCACCTGTCGAATGAAGACGAGCGCGCCGCCGCGTGCGCGCGCCTGTTTTGCCCGGCTGTCGTACGCGCCGTGCTGCGCTGGCTGCGGAGGCTGGGGGTCCCACTGTGCCATCGTACCGACGTCGCAGGCCAAGTCTGGCTCGACGCCTGGGAGAGCTGGCCCAGGTTCGATCCGAAGCGCGGCAGGCCTGAACGCTGGTTGAACGCGATCACGGTACACGTTGCCTCGCACTATCGCGAGCGTATGCAGTACCGCAGGGAGGAGCTCGTCGATTTGATCGATCTGCCCGATCCAGCGCCGGATGCCTTTGCTGCGATGGAAGCGGACAGCATCAGAACGGGAGCCGTCGACGCGGTGAACGAGCTTGACCCGCAGCTGCGCTTTGTTCTCAGGGCACACGATCTGGATGGGATCCCGATGGCCCAGGTGGCAGAAGACGCGGGGCTACCTCTCTCTACGCTCTACAAGCGACGAACAAACGCCCTCGGTGCGCTGCGCGACTGCCGATCGCCTTCTGCACGACATGAGCCGCAACGTGATCCCCGAGGACGACGGCGCGGCTGA
- a CDS encoding helix-turn-helix domain-containing protein, with product MKLVAPSAALAPFVRAFMLVEVDEETTHLRLPELGLVLGVRDRGAASVLDGESASRLPDAMLSGMTSTARLMRTSARGRITLALFRPGGAAAFFPQPLHELFGQTSTLLDLVPRADVERLSTRIAEASDDATRVAALESMLLERCQTAVLDPVVAAAVRALEEARGAVRIGALARHLGISQDPLEKRFRRAVGATPKQLASLLRLRHALEAWRPGSSLAELAQQAGYFDQSHFTRELRAVTGQPPGRFLRSSARR from the coding sequence ATGAAGCTCGTCGCACCCAGCGCCGCGCTCGCGCCGTTCGTGCGCGCGTTCATGCTCGTGGAGGTCGACGAGGAGACGACGCACCTGCGTCTGCCCGAGCTGGGGCTCGTGCTCGGCGTGCGCGATCGCGGCGCCGCGAGCGTGCTTGACGGCGAAAGCGCCTCGCGCTTGCCGGACGCGATGCTCTCCGGGATGACGAGCACGGCGCGGCTCATGCGCACCAGCGCGCGCGGCCGAATCACGCTCGCGCTGTTTCGGCCTGGCGGGGCCGCGGCGTTCTTCCCGCAGCCGCTCCACGAGCTCTTCGGACAGACGTCGACGCTCCTCGACCTCGTCCCGCGCGCAGACGTCGAGCGCCTGAGCACGCGCATCGCGGAGGCGAGCGACGACGCCACGAGGGTCGCAGCCCTGGAATCGATGCTGCTCGAACGGTGCCAGACCGCGGTCCTCGATCCCGTCGTCGCTGCGGCCGTGCGCGCGCTCGAGGAGGCGCGGGGCGCGGTGCGCATCGGCGCCCTCGCGCGGCACCTCGGCATCAGCCAGGACCCCCTGGAGAAGCGGTTCAGGCGCGCCGTGGGCGCGACGCCGAAGCAGCTCGCGTCGCTGCTGCGCCTGCGCCACGCCCTGGAGGCTTGGAGGCCCGGCTCGAGCCTCGCCGAGCTCGCGCAGCAGGCCGGCTACTTCGATCAATCGCACTTCACTCGCGAGCTGCGCGCCGTCACCGGCCAGCCCCCCGGGCGCTTCCTGCGTTCCAGTGCGCGACGCTGA
- a CDS encoding ATPase, translated as MAPKATTAASSRTKNAQNTRASSDAGGAHRSSGGAPEFTLSAEREAELLREAESLGDNASLFPGKLARRVIWASRIQLAAERDAADLVRTPFAEDEPQLTREEIRGLREKIELLRVVQSRWQAAQQRQERAVTAFQKPAAEAAQIKQSLLRFFDLRFKKSPEGQKRLMAIRAGSGDADLVQDASDLLLLCSEHAEAVQKAPRGEAAAADRLRELSPVLARMLADKTLSLEAVRSRKLRDAAYTLVVNAERRLRAAAEYWYAGTDKMKDYAPFPVSRGAYGGGEEEGEDGGEPEEAEPEDGESEAGESGDDEPGDDGQSP; from the coding sequence ATGGCACCGAAGGCAACCACCGCAGCTTCATCCAGGACCAAGAACGCCCAGAACACGCGCGCTTCGAGCGACGCCGGAGGCGCGCACCGCTCGTCGGGCGGTGCGCCCGAGTTCACGCTGAGCGCCGAGCGAGAGGCCGAGCTGCTCCGAGAAGCCGAGTCGCTCGGCGATAACGCCTCACTCTTTCCAGGCAAGCTCGCTCGACGCGTCATCTGGGCGAGCCGCATTCAGCTCGCCGCCGAGCGCGACGCGGCGGATCTCGTGCGCACTCCGTTCGCCGAGGACGAGCCCCAGCTTACGCGAGAGGAGATCCGCGGGCTTCGTGAAAAGATCGAGCTCCTGCGCGTCGTGCAATCGCGCTGGCAAGCGGCGCAGCAGCGCCAGGAGCGGGCCGTCACGGCCTTTCAGAAGCCGGCCGCCGAGGCCGCCCAGATCAAGCAATCGCTCCTCCGCTTCTTCGATCTCCGCTTCAAGAAGAGCCCCGAAGGTCAAAAGCGGCTCATGGCGATCCGGGCGGGCAGCGGCGACGCGGACCTGGTCCAGGACGCCTCCGATCTCCTCTTGCTCTGCTCCGAGCACGCGGAGGCCGTTCAAAAGGCGCCTCGCGGCGAGGCTGCCGCGGCGGATCGCCTCCGCGAGCTCTCGCCGGTGCTCGCGCGCATGCTCGCCGACAAGACGCTCTCTCTCGAGGCGGTGCGCTCGCGCAAGCTCCGCGACGCCGCGTACACCCTCGTCGTGAACGCCGAGCGGAGGCTGCGCGCCGCCGCGGAGTACTGGTACGCGGGCACCGACAAGATGAAGGACTATGCGCCGTTCCCCGTCTCCCGCGGCGCCTACGGCGGAGGAGAAGAGGAGGGAGAGGACGGCGGCGAGCCGGAGGAGGCCGAGCCGGAAGACGGCGAGTCGGAGGCGGGCGAGTCGGGAGACGACGAGCCGGGCGATGATGGGCAATCGCCCTGA